From the genome of Miscanthus floridulus cultivar M001 chromosome 10, ASM1932011v1, whole genome shotgun sequence, one region includes:
- the LOC136487937 gene encoding uncharacterized protein: MTTHLKSMNRKIWEVVDKKFEVENLEAPTAAEEVSLKSNDIALSAIHDALDEKVFEQIKNLENAHEAWKKLEESFEGTQAIKSARSYILKEKFTSFKMQEGETMAEMFYRLLVIVNDLKNQGEKVKDKDFSHKFLRCLPPRFDNLVTILVRSGLDAMTPNQVLGDVVTQDTYRVERDGVSQEDEKKKKKSVAFKAGASSKSKGKKKKDESSDEECSSAHDDEDEEMALFVKRFGKFMKKKGYGARRRKASSKNKEEPRRCFKCKSKDHLIADCPYNSDNDDDNKKDKKMEKKMTFKKKKKGQSYCVTWDSDASSSDDDDDSSDDERKTAKKKALASITIHNKTSLFDAPSTCFITKATKVQSDDESDSESEDEEECGRTA, encoded by the coding sequence ATGACCACTCATTTGAAATCAATGAATAGAAAGATATGGGAAGTGGTTGACAAGAAGTTTGAGGTTGAAAATCTAGAAGCCCCCACGGCAGCGGAAGAAGTGAGCTTGAAAagcaatgacattgctcttagtgccatccatgatgctctTGATGAGAAGGTATTCGAGCAAATCAAGAATCTTGAGAatgctcatgaggcttggaagaaattggaggaatcttTTGAAGGCACACAAGCGATCAAGAGTGCCAGgtcttacattctcaaggagaagttcacaAGCTTCAAGATGCAAGAAGGAGAGACCATGGcagagatgttctataggctcctagtaattgtcaatgatctcaagaaCCAAGGTGAAAAAGTAAAAGACAAGGATTTCTCACACAAGTTCCTAAGGTGCTTGCCTCCAAGATTTGATAatttggtcaccattctagtgagaagtggctTGGATGCAATGACCccaaaccaagtactaggtgatgtggtcacTCAAGACACATACCGTGTAGAAAGGGATGGGGTTAGccaagaggatgagaagaagaagaagaagagtgttgcTTTCAAGGCAGGTGCATCATCTAAGAGTAAaggcaagaagaagaaagatgagtcaAGTGATGAAGAATGCTCAAGTGctcatgatgatgaagatgaagaaatggctctctttgtgaagaggtttggcaaattcatgaagaagaagggctatggtgctagAAGAAGAAAggcttcatccaagaacaaggaagaaccaagaaggtgcttcaagtgcaagAGCAAGGATCATCTCATTGcggattgtccatacaatagtgataatgatgatgacaacaagaaagacaagaagatggaaaagaagatgaccttcaagaaaaagaagaagggtcaatCTTATtgtgtcacatgggatagtgatgcctcatcaagtgatgatgatgatgattcaagtgatgatgagaggaAGACcgccaagaagaaggctcttgcaagtatTACCATTCACAACAAGACTTCACTATTTGATGCTCCATCAACATGCTTCAtcactaaggccactaaggtacaatccgatGATGAGAGCGATAGTGAgagtgaggatgaggaggagtgtggcagaaccgcctga